The following nucleotide sequence is from Diabrotica undecimpunctata isolate CICGRU unplaced genomic scaffold, icDiaUnde3 ctg00003168.1, whole genome shotgun sequence.
cgcgctatctcagagtcatctatctttccttgcattatgagtcgcaggatgccatacttctcgccccgcatcacatgtccgagatactgtagctttccttctttaattgtaagttcaacttccttctctttacctattcttctcagtacttcattgttcgtaactctatctacccaggaaaccctcataattcttctataggtccacatttcaaaagcgttaagtcgtctcattgtgtctagatttaaagtccatgattccactccatattatagtacactgtatacgtaacatttggttaggcgtactttaagagctaattttCTCAATTCTTTTGCTGTTACGCCATAAAAAATAGaagctaaatattttatttgagtGGATATTTCAGCTTCTTTTCTACAGTTATTCCACACTACAGCTATGTCTGATAATGAAAGTTTAGTAGAAGAAGATGCATCTGTTTATCAATTAGTGAAGTCTATGGTCGACTACATGGTCACTTTGTCCATAGACATTGCTGAAAACAATCATGCTAAGATGTACACCAAAAAGGAAACAGTTAGAAAgagaacaaaaaatgaaaaagcaCCTGGCGAAAGAAAAAAGCAGAAATTATCATCTGTCGCTAGtgaccacaaaataaaaaaatcgtgtATAAAAACACCTGCATGATGAAGTGTTCAGGAGTGATAAATGAAGCGAGACGAGAAGATATTAATCAGCAGTATTGGGAACTTAACACGCAAGCTCAACGTTTGTTTGTGCACGGTAATTTTAGACaactaaacaaaagaaaaaataatgttgCAACTGATTCGCGTCGCAAATATTTTTCCTCGCCACGTTAGGCTATGACAAAAGTAATGatcgatttttgaaaaatattagaggaactaataataataatgctaGTGTTCCAAAATAAGACCAACGAGGGCACGGACCAGCTCTGAATTTTATTGACAAACAACCGATCGTTGAACATATAATGTCTTTTTGACCTACCGTATCTCATTATCGTCGGGAGCATGTTCCAAATCGTCTATACTTACCATCGGATATTTCAATTACAATGATGTACAATGACTACAAAATAAAGAATCCTAATTATCAGGGTAGTTATGAGCTCTATCGTCAGGAAATTGCAAAACTCAACATAAAAACACGCAATAAGAATACAAAtccattttttactttatatagatttattcaaatttttactTATTAATACAAAAGTCAATGCAAAGTATcacatttaaaaatatctttaggGTCGAAATAAACTTTTTGTCATATATAAAAAATCAGTACAATACTTCTTAAAGAATATTAGCTATTCTATCAGTTCTATTTCTTTGTTGGAAACTAGTATTACATCTTCAGGTGCAATAACGTCACTGCTGTCTTCAATTTTGGTTTCTTCGATTTTCAGAAATGATTTTAATTCTCCCAACTCGTTTGCTTCATCAAACATATCGTAATCCTaaaagaaagtaaagaaaaagtATTTAGATTTGGGTGTAATTAGCGTATATCTACTGTACTACTGCACaaactatttttaattaaaaaaaaaagaggttaaatctttgtaaatgggtatatttaaaaaacccttaaaagggctacatcaaataacacgaacgttttcgaaacaacagttccatcatcaggttaaaaatacaggtaacatgcctgagccaccaaaatattagggtaaaaaccctttaaaatatataaagttaacaaagattgtacataatgttattattattatttgatgtttaatatttaattaaccggagagtaaacctcttcaaacggatttcagctggtaactgttaaatcttcagttaccagctgaagtccgtttgaagaggtttactctccgggcgctggaactcacttaaaaCATGGGTGTATggtacctgaagtaaaatttaattaaatattaaacatcaaataatattataaacatcatgtacaatctttggtaacataatatattttaaagggtttttaccctaatattttggtggctcaggcatgttacctgtatttttaacctgatgatagaactgttgttccgaaaacgttcgtgatatttgatgtagcccttttaagggttttttaaatatacccatttacaaagatttaacctcttttttgtgatacgtggtatacagccagctgcaggaattattttccttgtggattttattttttaattagtatttCATATAAGTatgtacacaaaaacaaaaacaaaattgtttGAACACCATTGTTGTATTTTGAGACCAAAGAACAAATGGTAAATTTGCAAAGCCCATTAAGCTATACAcagaatatatacatatatatatatatatatatatatatatatatatatatatatatagtaaagaGTAAAGTATACCGGATCAACTGATTTAATAagccattattatttaatatcattCTGGATGTGGTAATAATATAAATGCGCAAAGAAAAATGGGAGAAAATTCTGGCTGTAGCGGACAATCAAAGCAATTTTCGGATCCAAAAAGTCTAATGGACAAACAACTATTAAACAATCTGGAGAAAATAAGAAGCATTCCGAAGTAATTATACAGATttacacgacaatataaatcgaaGTAGTCGATaaaatattagattaaatataaaccacactcaaaaatatgaaaaattaaaaagcGCAGAAATAGATTGGATAAAAATAGAATtgattaaataacaaaatataatgaTGGTCAAAAAAACACGTAGAATGacaaatatgttttaaatatttatttatagaagTATACgttataatattcttaatattttcgtcaaaatattaataatgagTGGCTCCTACTTGATTTTCAATACACTCAGTTACTCTATGGGGCATTGTTCAAATTAAGTGTAAAATCTAATAACTAGAGGTGATCTACTTCCCAAACATATAGCACCACATACCAAAATGCTTGGTTGTCTTGATATATGACGTTCAACAGCCAAGTCTATATTTCGTCTCTCACCTCGAAAACGTCTTACCCTTATGCTCCTATCGGAGCTACCCAAACAAAACCTAGATTTATCACTGAAGCAGGCAAAATTCGATTGACCATTCCATTTTTGCCGAGCTCTGCACCATTCTAAGCGTCAAGCCCTATGCTGTGATGTCGAAGATAACACCAAAAGCGCACAATAAGCTCCCAGTGCCATTCCAAGTGATCTTTGATTAACTGTTCATCTTGATACTACCCTTATGTAGCTGTAACTAAATCATCTCTTACTTGATGTGCACTGACCCGTCTATTTCTGAGAGCAATAAGTCTAGGATGGCGCAAACCACGGCCTTGCAATATTCTTGGATGTCCagacacgcgctatctcagagtctcatTATTGGACCACCTCCAATCCGTCAACACCGTTGACGGATTAGCTTTAACTCTTCGTGAAATTTTCCGTACGTAAACCAAAACCGGCCTCTTTCATGCCTACGCAACGACTCACGACGACCGCGATCTCttggcattttaaattttttgagtaaatcaaaaacaattcaGAATggctaaaaattacaaataaactcAAGTGTTTAAACACACAGAAATAAacttatcttttttgtttttgcgaAAAAAGAAGAGAAACCGTTAAGTTAAAAGAAATGATTGCGAGGTAAAAACtcacatatatatttttagaCAATGCTTATAAAGAAATACTtttgatccaaataaataatCGTATAAATAGTGTTGCATTTTTTTTTGACCATCAGTATCAGTAACAATATGGATTCCGAAATCCACAAGCCACGCCCACTGCCACAAGCCAAGTATGGTGTACAAATTGTTCGAAAGACTGTTGTATAATAGAATCAGCAAAACCATATTCCATTACTTACCAgtggaacaggcaggatttcggcCAAACCGCAGCTGCACAGACCAGGTACTCGCCCTGACCAATTATGTGGAATCAAACTTTCAAAAGCAATTAAAAACAACCGCTGCCTTCATCGATCTATCTGCTGCTTACGACACTGTGTGGCGACAAGgggcaatatataaattaatgcgAATAATCCCATGCAGAAAGACCACTGAGGTTATTAACGCCATGCTATCCAACAgatgttttaaagttatattggGAGACAAGACTAGTACCCAAAGAAAAACTGAATAATGGACTTCCACAAGGATCCGTGCTGGCTCCCATACTTTTCAGCCTCTACATAGCAGACATGTCAGAAACTACATCAAAAAAGTTTGGATACGCAGACGACTGGAAGCTTGCCGCAAGTCATAAAGAATTCGAGGTCACTGAACGCATTCTAACAAACGATTTAAATGCCCTAGGGAATTATTTCCGCAAATGGAGATTGCAACCCAATCCAACTAAGACAGAAGTGTCCTGCTTCCATTTGAACAACAAGATGGCCAACTATGAACCTCAAATCCATTTTGAGGATAGactccttaaatataataaacacccAAAATACTTAGATGTTACACTTGACAGAACTTTAAAGAGCGTCTTACTAAGACTGCTGCAAAACTCCGAACTCGTAACAACATCCTGCAAAAGCTCTGCGGCACTACATGGGGCTCCTCAGCACCCACACTTAGATCGACAGCATTAGGACTGGTATACCCCGTAGCGGAATACTGTGCACCAGTATGGATAAACAGTCCACATACTCACCGTGTTGATGTCCAACTCAACCAAGCCATGCGAACTATATCGGGCACAatcaacgcgctatctcagagttggtTACCAGCTTTGAGTCATATAGCTCCTCCACCGATCCGCCGGGAACATGCCCTTGTCAGAGAATTTACAAAAATCAATACTGATCCTGAGCTCCGCTTCCATGTCGGAACTTCCGCCAGAGACATAAATAGGCTCCGTTCAAGACACCCGCCTCTAAAACCAGCAAAGAGGCTAGTAGAtcaaaactttaatgtaactgaacgGTGGAAAGAACAATGGGAGAATAACGCTGCACCAGCTAACTGGAACATGCCATGTATTACAAGCAAACCTGAGGGCTTCAACCAACCGAGACGAATTTGGACCACACTCAATAGAATAAGAACGAACTGTGGCAGATATTCCGACTCACTTTTTAGATGGGGAAAAATACAATCACCAAATTGCGACTGCGGCGCCGAAAGGCAAACAGTAAAACACATGGTAGAGGAATGCCCGATTAGATCCTATAACGGCAACCCTTCGGATTTCCTGGCTGCTACAAAAGAGTcaatcaaatatatttataatctagatgtttgtttatagaataatatttttgtatttactgttgtttgtaatttatataatttatatatatgtatatatatgaacCTGTGATatagccatacgctaaataaatataaattccgAAAACGacactgtaataatatatttgtaatatatttgtataatatatttgtaatcaAACAGTTCATCAAGAAATGTAGGTTATTTAACTTTAAAACGCATATAACTTTCATTGACTTcaaaaaagcttttgatacaagTCGAATAAGAAATGCGTACCGAGCTAATTGTGTACGCTATAAAAAAGAAGATGATTACAAAGATCAATAGAGACAGTATATTCACAAGATGAAAACAAAAGATGACccaaaaaaatagttaattaaaattcaaaatacaagaaagatgtagaaattaaaaaacatggTTATTATACCCTTCTGAAGATGGAACAGGTAAATTTTAATGTCTGCAgtgaagaagaaaatttaaagtttGTGTATGAGTACTTACCCCACAATAAATCCCATCATTAAATAACTGAGGAGGTAGTGGATGTTTCGGAACAGGATCATTTAGAGTTCCTCCCAGAGACGTGGCATTTAACTGCATATACGCTTTCGGTTTTTCACCATCTTCGCCTGTAATATCCACGATTTCATATTTGATAGATTTGGAATCCAAAATAGACAGCACTCTTTGCTGTCGTGACTTaacctaaaaatgttaaaaataaaaacgtttaaaaatCAAAAGTAATATTGGGAATCGATCAAATATGACGCTCGTACTTTGAATATTCTTCTTTATACTTAATTACAACATATAAATGTCTTACTATGCAGGCGATTATGTCTTTGCTCACTGTTATCTGGGGCAATACTGTAGTTGATAGAAAGAGTCCTCAGTGTTGGATTTTTTAATCTCCCTTGCTCTTTATTTTCGTCAACTGTTACCATCCACTCTTGGATGTAAGTCTCTTCCAATTGTTTCCATCTTTCTCTCTCCTGCGCTAATGATATCCACTTGTAACAAAAGTCAATATACTTCCTACATTCTCTGTTAGTTTGGTTTTTTGTTTTCTGAGAAGATTTTAGAAGATTTAAAACGTTTTCGAAGTAATTGGTAGTacacagtaaaacatttttgttctCCATCGGTTGCCTATTAACAGTTTACCTTAGTTGTCCCATTAGTGTAGGAAGTATACAAAACGATATAAATTTGTAAAAGGAATATTAGAGAATGGGCATCGGAAAAGCTATATCTACCTTCAATCGAATGGggaccttcttcaagagtcacaacctctctcttgatacaaaagtaagaatgctgcgatgctacgtcttctctatcattttttatggtgttaaatcgtggaccttgaacgaaaatATGTGCAGAAAATAGAAAGCATTTAAGATGTTCCTACATCCGAGAATGCTTAAAATTCCGTGGACTGACCGGGTCACAAcggaggaggtcctcagaagaatgaataagaaccgagaggtactgaaaaccatcaaatctcgaaagttacagttcttcggacatattatgcgaaattctccttcaagccatcctgcaaggaaaattatttggaaaacgagatccaggaagaagaagaacatcttggttaaagaacctcaggttcaatacaacatctgtgcagcttttccgcgctgctgcagataagataaagattgccatgatgatcgccaatattcgtaacGGATAAGCACGTCAAGAAGAAGAACCAGGTAATCAATACAAATTAATTATTATGTATTGGGCATTGGTGAATCCTCTTTGTATATGTGATAATGTTGTTCCGTTGCACAGTTGATACCTCCAGTTTCATTTACCTATTTGTTCCCATATGTTCATTAGTTATACGTCAAAAACTTGTAGTTGGGCATTAAAACATGTATGCAATGCAAATTATCCTAAAAATGacctaaatatttaatattattatcagaTTTTTGTCTGACTACGTAATGCtcaattttttataatatcaAAGCACTCTAAAGCTAAATTTGCAACACATTCCGTTACAACTGTTATTTTTTTTACCGATTTTACACTGTTTGGTATAAACTGGTCAGTCTGTGTAGCTAACTAGCTGACTGTAAATCGGGTATGCCTTTATAATATCACTTCTAAAATTCTGGAATCCTTTATCAGATTTTACAGGACTACTAAATGAGTACCATACATTTTAGGGAGTCTCCAAAAACCATTTGTCACCTACGATATATTATCTAGCAGTCATTCAAAATGTGGTTAACTCTTTTTATGGTCCGGAGTATGCAACTTATTGAAACGACCTCGCTGTACAAACTGTGCATGGCTTACTTGACTGATGTCTGTTATGCTTCTAAGCTGATTTATGTTTGTTTTCCGTAGTAGGTATTTCCCTTATTAGCGTATTTCCGTCTATTCAGCTGTTACGTTGTCCCGATGTATTCACCGATGACCTTGAATCTAGTCCAGTGTGACACTTTTATGATCCCCCAATGTATCAGGTACTTCTCGGTATTCCCATACTGGCTTAGAGACTATCTTAAAGCTCCTTTTAACTTCCATAAAAGTAAGTCATAAAATATTTCCCAAATGTATATAAGCGCCAATATAAAGAAATATGAGAAGAATAATGAGAAAACCCCAATTTGGGTTTCGAAGTTGTCTTTGAAATCGAGAAGCCCTATTCGCAACTTAGAAGATGGTTCATAGATGTAGAGAAGACAACTTTGGCGTATACTATCTTTTCCTAGTCTATGCGAAATATTTGGATATTTATAAGAACGAAAGAATGGTGTAGAAATTAGGAGTAGTCAGTCTTAAGTTACCCCGGAAGAAGTGTATTTCTCGCTCTCAGAAAATGCAGTGATCGGTTTTCTATTCGTGCGCTATCCAACCTGGTAAAAATGAACAGTTTTTTAATACAAACTCTTTTCGTTTAATCATCGTTTTGTGTATAATATTCTTGATTATTAAATGTGATAAAACAATTGATTAATCTTTATTTTCCTCTTAAGTATAACCTTATAAAAACCAAACACATACTGAATCAACGCCTTGAGGTctgttactttaaattttaaaattgttctaagAATTAAACGTACCTActccaaaattttccaaaaatatcACACATTTTTCAGGCCACTCCTACAAGTCAGGCCACACGTAGTACAAGAATCTGTATGACGTGTGCGTTTGATCATATTGATGTAAGGtgtttgacaatatttgaatcgtcaatatttttattttatgattaacttataaacatataaatataaaattttactaaatactactAATACCtttgaataataaatattacttTGTAAACAATCAGTTATATTGTTTACAAAGCAATGAAGTTAATGAAATGTACTcagtacgcgctatctcagagtattgttgtattcaggcaatagtgcgagcactgtaagatttttatttttacgtaAGATATTCTAATACACTCCAATTCAATTCCAGGTTATAGAACAATACGAAGAATTCCAATATAATTTTATTGTGATCCttattcctaaaaataatttatgatacTTTCTAAACATAAAACTATAACAAATGTTCAAACAATAAGCCATTTTGTACTAAACAGTATCCCAATCAATTATAAAATTCTCGTCTAATATTAGCCAGAACTAGTGGCGTTATTTTTGCACTCTTTAATAATTCGTCTTTTTAAATGCTTCAATATCTGAAAATTTTTGGTCAgaatagattttttattttaaatgcccCCAGCTAAAATAATCGTTTAGAGCTAGATCTCTCGATCTCGGAGGCTACTTAATGTTACAGTTAGGTCcaatcaaacaattattaaagctgTTTTTGAGGAATTCCTTAATCTCCCAGTTATTGTGCGCAGGGCATCCATCCATTTGAAATCAAATTTCTTCTTTATCTGGAGCTATTTCTGCATATCTCGGTAAAATCTCTTCTTGTCTCTAGCAAGTCTAAAAACttgaaaaacatagaaaaatACTCCAATAATATTGTGTCCTAACCATTTTTTGACGATATTGGGTACGGCTTTCAGTAATATCCTCAGGCTTCTTGTCGACCAAATCTTATGgttcattatttaatgtaaatatacATTCATcaccaaacaaaatatttttaaaaatcgtctGCCTGTATTAGCCGTCTTTTATAtcaaattagctttaatttggtataaaaagcctacatatacgtcatgagcagcgtaatttatttaaaaaataaatgaacaaaataaaaattttgtcaaaaataattaccaatttttacaaatttaaaatatttgtggcCATTTTTTAACTGGCAatctattatcaatgtattctcctaattttaaatgtatgtaaaaaatgtTAGTTTAGGGATCTTAGGCTATAACAAATATTAACATTCCCGAGTAAAtgagtttatttattatttatttattagtattatcCATGAGGGAAAGAGGTTCTATCGCCAAAAAGTTACTTATTCCGGTTTTTCAATGGATGTACTGTATAATTTTACGTCTTGTAAAAGTCATTGTTACGACCtgtttttgataaaataattCCTGTGCGGAGTATTTCAATGAACAAAATGATTCAGTGGTCACAATTCGCCACAGAAGACGCCAAGAACCTCAGAAACAAAAAACGCAGAACTGATAACaaaagtttaatattttatttacgaGAGAAAAAAGAGAGAGAAAAACGAGTTTTTGTGGTTTAATAGATGTCacgaaatttatataaaattattaatcatCGAAGTATTAAAAAgatattattaattatcttaaGTAGGTAGCTTcagaaaaaagaataaattttaaaaaataaatccaaGTAGGTATATAAAAATACCCTTACAGGATGAATTTCCGAATCTTTGAGACGAAGTGTCAGACGAGCAACATCCAGATAGCAAATTTGACCAATACGTTGTTCCTATTGTGACATACGGAGTAGAAACtctcactctcacaaaaacaacagcactaaaaatacgagtggcacaaaggcgcatggaaagatcgattctcggcgtgacaaaaaaagacaaaataaggaaccaagacctaaggaaaagaacaggtatcactgatgtcgtcgaacgtatagccgagctgaaatggaattgggcaggtcagaTAGCGAGAGTAAAAGATGGACCAGAAATCTAATTGACTgacgcccaagagaagacaaacgcagcagaggacgaccaccaacatgCTAGATGAACAAaacattaaacgaatatccaagaaatggcaacaagacgaACAGAACCATAAAGAGTTTCGAAAAATGGGAGAAACCTATGTCCAGCAATGGAcaaaagaggttgcatgatgatgatgatgtcagaaaagacaaataagaaacgaaataaaaatgGATGTTAACAGACAAAGAAGTAAAGGGTGGAAAAAGGACAGTAAATGCCGTTTGAATATGTGAAGAGGATGACAGAAGATAAAGAGACGATATCGAAGACGCAACGTAAAGGACTTGCAAGAGGATTTAAGTTATGACAGGAAAATATGGAGTACAAAAATTACAGGgtactagtatatatatatatatatatatatatatatatatatatatatatatatatatagtacggTAAAATCGATACTTTCCACTTCAATGATCGATGCAATTAACCGTGAACGACTCAGTTCAAGGTAAACAAAGTGAGAACGTGACCTCGTTTACATTTATGATGGAACATACAATACGTACCTCGGTATTACAAGAAACTCCAGTAATATACACTTGCA
It contains:
- the LOC140432190 gene encoding SH3 domain-binding glutamic acid-rich protein homolog, coding for MVVQVYITGVSCNTEVKSRQQRVLSILDSKSIKYEIVDITGEDGEKPKAYMQLNATSLGGTLNDPVPKHPLPPQLFNDGIYCGDYDMFDEANELGELKSFLKIEETKIEDSSDVIAPEDVILVSNKEIELIE